A single window of Poecilia reticulata strain Guanapo linkage group LG10, Guppy_female_1.0+MT, whole genome shotgun sequence DNA harbors:
- the gpr101 gene encoding probable G-protein coupled receptor 101 gives MSSSQAPGLGSNFTDDPLEYGFTLSSQDPVWSSLADSVVRVVLISVIVCLSLFGNVVVLLVFQRKPQLLHVANRFVLNLLLADLLQTVLVMPFAIAAALPGVWPLDARLCQALVVLMHLFAFAGVNTIIVVSVDRYLAIIHPLSYPTRMTPHLGTNLIVATWVLSVLQSTPPLYGWGSIDFDRRYKVCTVVWSSSLSYSAVVFTFSFWLPVLIMLGCYWMVFRAARRQNALVHPIQTQSYSQPCQQEFQGPTSPQQLSLPQQASSPEGPYTARRHPVRVKHRRFHYHCKAARVVFVIMASYIFSMGPYSILNTISMSTRANVPPWLSSTALVLFFLQCCLHPYIYGYMHRSVRKEFLALLYGMLCKQGRPRHSSTVEGCFTATEGQPNAHPHLPSLAARVFPMQTWEECTTSSSPTCERKSRDSRRETTSTSFSSERELPVHGQQSS, from the coding sequence ATGTCATCCTCCCAGGCACCTGGTTTGGGCTCCAATTTCACTGATGATCCCCTGGAGTATGGCTTCACGCTGTCCAGTCAGGACCCAGTCTGGTCCTCCTTGGCTGACAGTGTGGTGAGGGTGGTGCTCATATCTGTGATTGTGTGCCTCTCTTTGTTTGGGAATGTGGTCGTTCTCCTGGTTTTCCAAAGGAAGCCTCAGCTCCTTCACGTCGCCAACCGCTTTGTCCTCAACCTGCTCCTGGCGGACCTCCTCCAGACTGTCTTAGTCATGCCGTTTGCCATTGCGGCTGCCTTGCCGGGTGTGTGGCCGCTGGATGCTCGGCTGTGCCAGGCTCTGGTGGTGCTCATGCACCTTTTTGCATTCGCCGGAGTCAACACCATCATTGTTGTCTCAGTGGATCGCTACCTGGCCATTATCCACCCTCTATCTTATCCGACCCGCATGACCCCACACTTAGGCACCAACCTGATCGTCGCCACCTGGGTGCTGAGCGTCTTGCAGAGCACACCCCCTCTCTACGGCTGGGGCTCCATAGATTTTGACCGCCGTTACAAGGTCTGCACAGTGGTGTGGTCCTCCAGCTTGTCCTACTCTGCTGTGGTGTTCACCTTTTCCTTTTGGCTCCCAGTGCTAATCATGCTTGGATGCTACTGGATGGTGTTTAGAGCTGCTAGGAGACAGAATGCGTTAGTGCATCCCATTCAGACGCAATCCTACTCCCAGCCGTGCCAGCAGGAATTTCAGGGCCCCACCAGTCCGCAGCAGCTTTCTTTACCCCAGCAGGCGAGTTCACCTGAGGGCCCCTACACAGCCCGAAGACACCCTGTACGAGTTAAACACAGACGGTTCCACTACCACTGCAAGGCAGCTCGTGTAGTGTTTGTCATCATGGCTTCATATATCTTCAGCATGGGTCCCTACAGCATTCTCAATACCATTTCGATGAGCACCAGAGCCAATGTGCCCCCGTGGTTGTCCTCCACTGCCCTGGTGCTCTTCTTCTTGCAGTGCTGCCTTCATCCGTACATTTATGGCTACATGCATCGCAGCGTGAGAAAAGAGTTCCTGGCTTTGCTTTACGGGATGCTCTGCAAGCAGGGTCGTCCACGTCACAGCTCCACGGTGGAGGGCTGCTTCACCGCGACGGAGGGACAGCCCAACGCTCACCCTCACCTCCCCAGTCTGGCTGCTCGAGTTTTCCCCATGCAGACTTGGGAAGAGTGCACAACGTCCTCCTCTCCTACTTGTGAGAGGAAGTCAAGAGACAGCCGCAGAGAGACCACCTCTACCAGTTTCAGCTCCGAGAGAGAGCTTCCTGTTCACGGCCAGCAAAGCTCATGA